From Gimesia panareensis, the proteins below share one genomic window:
- a CDS encoding DHH family phosphoesterase, with translation MSNIDWSPLCELIGAHQKVLLSCHVRPDADALGSELALAGFLKQLGKDVRIINPSVQPKGMDFLVGDHEVRHVGDGVTTEDFDWAEIHIILDTSAWSQLPGLANFYRKTKSRKVIIDHHVSSDSLGAEEFKDVTSPATGCLIFDLGRALNCELTPEIATFLYAAIATDTGWFRFPSTTSYTMQIISELIRAGAEPHQIYENLYEQNTLPQLKLMGRVLGQVQTDFDGLLAYTIVTCEDFSATGTTPVDTEGLVNYCLTLAGTQAAFIAVEQRSRQVKVSFRCRTDWDVSKIAESFGGGGHRQASGAMLNGPLSSAVTKVLGKFREMFETSEKTDH, from the coding sequence ATGAGCAATATTGACTGGAGCCCCCTTTGTGAACTGATCGGCGCGCATCAGAAGGTGCTCCTCTCCTGTCATGTACGTCCTGACGCGGATGCGCTTGGCTCTGAACTGGCCCTGGCCGGTTTCCTGAAACAACTCGGTAAAGATGTCCGCATCATCAATCCCTCCGTGCAACCGAAGGGCATGGACTTCCTGGTCGGTGATCACGAGGTGCGCCATGTCGGCGATGGCGTGACTACTGAAGATTTTGACTGGGCGGAGATCCATATCATTCTGGATACGAGTGCCTGGTCGCAGCTGCCGGGGCTGGCCAACTTTTATCGCAAAACGAAATCCAGAAAAGTCATCATCGACCATCACGTCAGCTCCGATTCACTGGGGGCAGAAGAATTCAAAGATGTCACTTCTCCCGCGACCGGTTGCCTGATTTTCGACCTGGGACGCGCCCTGAACTGCGAACTGACACCGGAAATCGCGACGTTCCTGTATGCAGCCATCGCCACCGATACCGGCTGGTTCCGCTTTCCCTCGACGACCTCTTACACCATGCAGATCATCAGCGAACTGATCCGGGCCGGTGCAGAACCGCATCAGATCTATGAAAACCTGTATGAACAGAACACCCTCCCGCAGTTAAAGCTGATGGGGCGTGTGCTGGGGCAGGTGCAGACCGATTTCGACGGACTGCTGGCCTACACTATTGTGACCTGTGAAGACTTCAGTGCCACCGGGACGACCCCCGTGGATACCGAAGGGCTCGTTAATTACTGTCTGACCCTGGCCGGGACGCAGGCGGCCTTCATCGCCGTCGAACAGCGGAGTCGGCAGGTGAAGGTCAGTTTCCGCTGCCGGACCGACTGGGATGTCTCCAAAATTGCCGAATCTTTTGGTGGTGGGGGACACCGGCAGGCCTCCGGGGCGATGTTGAACGGGCCCCTCTCCTCTGCCGTCACGAAGGTCCTCGGCAAATTTCGCGAGATGTTCGAAACGAGCGAAAAAACAGACCATTGA
- a CDS encoding QcrA and Rieske domain-containing protein, producing MRRRKFLKYCSGILGSVYATILAVPALGFLFSTLKRGQQKERTYRLTRLDDLEPGVPQRFTIIDQRVDAWTKYPAGPIGSVWITKGQDGAVTAFSSTCPHLGCVVDYVPGDEEFFCPCHAASFQTDGAVVGGPAPRGMDELKTSLKKVRGEQWVEVEYQKFETGISEKKAIG from the coding sequence ATGCGACGTCGAAAATTCCTCAAATACTGCAGCGGTATTCTAGGTTCCGTCTATGCCACCATCCTGGCCGTCCCCGCACTGGGCTTTCTGTTTTCGACGCTCAAACGGGGCCAGCAAAAAGAGAGGACCTACCGGCTGACCCGGCTGGATGATCTGGAACCGGGGGTGCCCCAGCGGTTCACGATCATCGATCAACGGGTCGATGCCTGGACGAAATATCCTGCCGGTCCGATCGGTTCAGTCTGGATCACGAAGGGCCAGGACGGTGCTGTGACCGCCTTTTCCTCAACCTGTCCGCATCTGGGATGCGTGGTCGACTATGTGCCCGGCGATGAAGAGTTTTTCTGCCCCTGTCATGCCGCCTCATTCCAGACGGATGGCGCGGTAGTCGGAGGTCCGGCACCACGGGGGATGGATGAACTGAAGACCTCCCTGAAAAAAGTTCGTGGTGAGCAATGGGTGGAGGTCGAATATCAGAAATTTGAGACCGGCATTTCTGAAAAGAAAGCGATCGGCTGA
- a CDS encoding cytochrome b N-terminal domain-containing protein encodes MLSEKTKQWIDERTGYKNFFHAIFLLNFPTKRRSRWQFIWGGALVLMMLIEMVTGALMMTVYSPSEASAWGSVHYMETQVDLGWFVRGLHHYTAHMMIVAIIIHIFLVIISAGYRKPKEFIYWTSLMIGGVIIGLTITGNALPWDQKGYWSYQIETSIAGTMPVIGSTLRSLVVGGSEFGNLTLTRLYTIHVMALPVIAILLFVFHMALIRRERLRTAKIKEANDDPNVDFELDEDDPVKDEITQPYWPYQTTRTLILTLVLTGIVILQIVVYPSMKNQHLQVGIGDWEEDLPASAIKLEAPADSAFPFVARPEWFVRFLFELRHMVPKELEVLVTAVLPGVILAILVLVPFYEKVFGEKWGQRLAVAVYVGGLLIITGISWYGIKQERSAPDYALDRSQELAYAARASWLASKNGVPPEGPASLLLNDPKSMGPLIFAQHCGICHTWNGHDGTGHFIMEMKDGKKVKATPRASDLAGFATTKWIAEFLADPTAPKFFGHLGSSKGGDAILNGDMSDWAKDYVGPEGVLTKEDLEAVAALIAREAKRRDYEQPSEEVIQRGISVFSGADFKDKSGKVVEFYGYCAQCHAMKAGDPNEEGGGAAPDFNGYGSEKWLTDFIRKPGGEHFYGEKNIMPSFEESKLSKHDINLLVKWMRSEWQRPTEEK; translated from the coding sequence GTGCTGTCAGAAAAAACGAAACAGTGGATCGATGAACGAACCGGATACAAGAATTTTTTCCATGCGATCTTCTTGTTGAACTTTCCGACCAAACGCCGCTCCCGCTGGCAGTTCATCTGGGGCGGAGCCCTGGTGCTGATGATGCTGATCGAAATGGTCACCGGTGCCCTGATGATGACCGTCTACAGCCCGTCTGAAGCATCCGCATGGGGCAGTGTGCATTACATGGAAACCCAGGTCGACCTGGGCTGGTTTGTCCGCGGACTGCATCACTACACCGCCCACATGATGATCGTCGCCATCATCATTCATATTTTCCTGGTGATCATCTCAGCCGGTTACCGTAAACCCAAAGAGTTCATCTACTGGACCAGCCTGATGATTGGCGGGGTGATTATCGGCCTGACGATTACCGGCAATGCGCTCCCCTGGGACCAGAAGGGGTACTGGTCTTACCAGATTGAAACCAGTATTGCCGGCACCATGCCGGTCATCGGTTCCACGCTGCGTTCACTGGTCGTTGGCGGCAGCGAATTCGGTAACCTGACGCTGACCCGCCTGTACACGATCCACGTGATGGCTCTGCCGGTGATCGCGATTCTGCTGTTCGTATTTCACATGGCGCTGATCCGCCGCGAACGCCTGCGGACGGCGAAAATCAAAGAAGCGAACGATGATCCGAACGTCGATTTCGAACTGGATGAAGACGATCCGGTCAAAGATGAGATCACGCAACCCTACTGGCCTTACCAGACCACCCGCACGCTGATTCTGACACTGGTCCTGACAGGCATCGTCATCCTGCAGATTGTGGTCTATCCCTCAATGAAGAATCAGCATCTGCAAGTCGGAATAGGTGACTGGGAAGAGGACCTGCCTGCCAGCGCGATCAAGTTGGAAGCTCCCGCCGACAGTGCGTTTCCGTTTGTGGCGCGCCCCGAATGGTTCGTCCGCTTCCTGTTTGAGTTGCGACACATGGTGCCCAAGGAACTGGAAGTCCTGGTCACCGCGGTTCTGCCCGGCGTGATCCTGGCGATCCTGGTGCTGGTTCCCTTCTATGAAAAAGTCTTCGGCGAAAAATGGGGGCAGCGTCTGGCGGTGGCCGTGTATGTCGGCGGTCTGTTGATTATTACCGGCATCAGCTGGTATGGCATCAAACAGGAACGCAGCGCACCGGACTATGCGTTGGACCGTTCTCAGGAACTGGCGTATGCAGCGCGGGCCTCCTGGCTGGCCAGTAAGAACGGCGTGCCTCCGGAAGGACCGGCGTCTCTCCTGCTCAACGACCCCAAATCCATGGGCCCGCTGATTTTCGCACAGCACTGTGGCATCTGTCATACCTGGAACGGGCATGACGGGACAGGCCATTTCATCATGGAAATGAAAGACGGCAAAAAAGTGAAAGCCACGCCGCGTGCTTCCGATCTGGCCGGCTTCGCGACCACGAAATGGATCGCGGAATTTCTGGCTGATCCGACCGCACCGAAGTTCTTCGGTCACTTGGGTTCTTCAAAAGGGGGCGATGCGATCCTGAACGGCGATATGAGCGACTGGGCCAAAGACTATGTCGGCCCGGAAGGGGTCCTAACCAAAGAGGACCTCGAGGCGGTCGCGGCTCTCATCGCCCGGGAAGCCAAACGCCGTGATTATGAACAGCCTTCCGAAGAAGTGATTCAGCGGGGGATTTCCGTATTCAGCGGCGCCGACTTCAAAGACAAGTCAGGGAAAGTGGTCGAGTTCTATGGCTACTGTGCCCAGTGTCACGCCATGAAAGCAGGGGACCCGAATGAAGAAGGGGGCGGAGCCGCACCGGACTTCAACGGTTACGGTTCCGAAAAATGGCTCACCGATTTCATCCGCAAGCCGGGGGGAGAACATTTCTATGGCGAGAAAAACATCATGCCCTCATTTGAAGAGTCCAAGCTCTCCAAACACGATATCAACCTGCTCGTAAAATGGATGCGGAGCGAATGGCAGCGTCCGACTGAGGAAAAATAA
- a CDS encoding PVC-type heme-binding CxxCH protein — MRFHDLRRYCPAFLACTLLCGFHSSLSADDFKIENTQDPKDVARSPEQTVKNMTVPEGFKVDLFASEPDVHQPIGFAIDDRGRLWVAECFTYEAHGVYQDQYQDRIVILEDTDGDGSKDQRKVFWQGQGPLTSVTVGSNGVWALCRGELIYIEDKNHDDVPDGKPQVLLEGWNYKTVRHNIVSGLTWGPDGWLYGRHGITDSSLVGTPETEPSRRTIIHCGIWRYHPKRKIIEEVSSGTTNPWGFDYDEYGQMFFTNNVNGHLWHMIPGSHYIRMTGHGSDPNPYVYELMTKCADHDHWDSSAGNWTDSRDTSGIHGQLGGGHSHCGGMIYLGDNWPAKYRNSIFLCNTHGHRVNNDALEREGSGYKGTHRPDFLLTGSDWFRGTELKYGPDGAVYLTDWADLGECHDHDGVHRTSGRIYKISYGKPAFPGKLDLNKLSNSELVKLQLHPNDWYVRHARRILMERAGETENWNQAKAELLKIYETNKDVSRRLRAMWALYCMNQVNDAWLTKQLQDPSEHVRIWAIRYLVDDDQTPAPAVKEFARLAQQDQSGLVRLYLASALQSLPASDRWEIAAALDQHHQDTEDRNFALMLWYGIESAVMADSDAALNYLKHSTRPEVRRLVARRLTEDIDQHPEYVKGLVQQVIETKDVAAKQDLLTGMQAALEGRLKAQTPENWKMLKQQADKVDSKELQELVTGLSVVFGDGQTMDTLKKIAMDKDQPINSRYQALESLLNNSQDKDLLPVIQQAAYQTELQVLAFRGLARFYDPKTVERMLGRYRNIKHQGRLALMDTLCSRKEYVLLLLAAIDKKQVPQEDVSAFHVRQLRNFKDKAVVEKLNQVWGQTRETPEKKRAQIEGYKTLLTADRLQHADRVSGRALYEKTCAKCHRLFGNGGTIGPDLTGSNRTNMDYLLENMVDPSALIPKGYEMVVVALEDGRVLNGNVLRKTDQQITLQTQTEQMVLDRRQIEEMSQSKLSLMPEGQLDKLTEQQIADLIAYLSGHSQVKLPESLESK, encoded by the coding sequence ATGCGCTTTCACGATCTACGTCGCTACTGCCCCGCTTTTCTCGCCTGTACCCTGCTCTGCGGTTTTCACTCATCCCTTTCCGCAGATGATTTCAAAATCGAAAACACACAGGATCCCAAGGATGTCGCCCGCTCGCCGGAGCAGACGGTGAAAAACATGACCGTCCCGGAAGGCTTTAAGGTCGACCTGTTTGCCAGTGAGCCGGATGTGCACCAACCGATCGGCTTTGCCATCGATGACCGGGGCCGCCTCTGGGTAGCGGAATGTTTCACCTACGAAGCGCATGGCGTCTATCAGGATCAGTATCAGGACCGGATAGTTATCCTGGAAGATACCGATGGCGACGGCAGCAAGGATCAACGCAAAGTGTTCTGGCAGGGACAGGGACCGCTGACCAGCGTGACCGTCGGATCCAACGGCGTCTGGGCTTTGTGCCGGGGAGAGTTGATTTATATCGAGGATAAAAATCACGATGACGTGCCCGATGGCAAACCGCAGGTACTGCTCGAAGGCTGGAACTATAAAACCGTCCGTCACAATATTGTCAGCGGTCTGACCTGGGGACCGGACGGCTGGCTCTACGGTCGGCACGGCATTACCGACTCGTCGCTGGTCGGAACTCCCGAAACGGAACCGTCCCGAAGAACGATCATCCACTGCGGGATCTGGCGCTATCATCCTAAGCGTAAGATCATCGAAGAGGTCAGTTCCGGAACCACCAATCCCTGGGGCTTTGACTATGATGAATACGGCCAGATGTTTTTTACCAACAACGTCAACGGCCATCTCTGGCACATGATTCCCGGATCGCACTACATCCGCATGACGGGGCACGGCAGCGACCCGAATCCCTACGTCTACGAACTGATGACGAAGTGTGCCGACCACGATCACTGGGACAGTTCTGCCGGAAATTGGACCGATTCGCGTGACACGTCAGGGATTCACGGTCAACTGGGGGGCGGACACAGTCACTGTGGGGGCATGATCTATCTCGGAGATAACTGGCCGGCCAAATATCGGAATTCGATCTTCCTCTGTAACACGCACGGCCACCGGGTGAATAACGATGCCCTGGAGCGGGAAGGTTCGGGTTACAAAGGCACGCATCGTCCTGATTTCCTGTTAACCGGCTCCGACTGGTTTCGTGGTACCGAATTGAAATATGGACCGGATGGGGCCGTCTATCTCACGGACTGGGCCGATCTGGGAGAATGTCATGACCATGACGGCGTGCATCGTACCAGCGGGCGGATTTACAAAATCAGTTATGGCAAACCGGCTTTCCCCGGAAAACTGGATTTGAACAAGCTCTCCAACAGCGAACTGGTCAAGCTGCAGCTGCATCCCAATGACTGGTACGTCCGCCATGCCCGTCGCATTCTGATGGAGCGTGCCGGCGAAACAGAAAACTGGAACCAGGCCAAAGCGGAACTGCTGAAAATTTATGAAACGAACAAGGATGTTTCCCGCCGCCTGCGTGCCATGTGGGCTCTGTACTGTATGAACCAGGTCAATGATGCCTGGCTCACAAAACAGCTGCAGGATCCGAGCGAACATGTGCGGATCTGGGCCATCCGTTACCTGGTCGATGACGACCAGACCCCCGCCCCGGCCGTCAAAGAATTTGCCCGACTGGCACAGCAGGATCAGTCCGGCCTGGTACGACTCTATCTGGCTTCCGCCCTGCAGTCGCTGCCTGCTTCCGATCGCTGGGAGATTGCTGCGGCCCTCGATCAGCACCATCAGGATACCGAAGATCGCAATTTTGCTTTGATGCTCTGGTATGGAATCGAATCGGCTGTGATGGCCGACAGCGATGCGGCACTGAACTACTTGAAACACTCAACCCGTCCCGAGGTGCGTCGACTGGTGGCCCGGCGGCTGACTGAAGACATTGATCAGCATCCCGAATATGTGAAGGGACTGGTCCAGCAGGTGATTGAGACCAAGGACGTCGCAGCCAAACAGGATCTGTTAACCGGGATGCAGGCGGCGCTGGAAGGACGACTGAAAGCACAGACGCCTGAGAACTGGAAGATGCTGAAGCAGCAGGCTGACAAAGTGGATTCGAAGGAACTGCAGGAACTGGTGACCGGATTGTCCGTCGTGTTTGGTGATGGACAGACCATGGATACACTCAAGAAGATCGCCATGGATAAGGATCAGCCGATCAACAGCCGCTACCAGGCGCTCGAATCGCTGTTGAACAATTCTCAGGACAAAGATCTGCTGCCCGTGATTCAGCAGGCTGCCTACCAGACGGAATTGCAGGTGCTGGCATTTCGGGGGCTGGCACGCTTCTACGATCCCAAAACCGTGGAACGCATGCTGGGCCGCTACCGCAACATTAAACACCAGGGGCGTCTGGCTCTGATGGATACGCTCTGCAGTCGTAAGGAATACGTGCTGCTGCTCCTGGCGGCCATCGACAAAAAGCAGGTTCCCCAGGAAGACGTTTCCGCATTTCATGTGCGACAGTTGCGCAACTTCAAAGACAAAGCGGTTGTAGAAAAACTGAATCAGGTCTGGGGGCAGACCCGGGAGACACCCGAGAAGAAGCGGGCCCAGATCGAAGGCTATAAAACCCTGCTCACCGCAGATCGTCTCCAGCACGCCGATCGCGTGAGTGGTCGTGCACTTTACGAGAAGACGTGTGCGAAGTGTCACCGGCTGTTCGGCAACGGGGGCACGATTGGACCGGATCTGACCGGCTCCAATCGGACCAACATGGATTATCTCCTGGAGAACATGGTTGACCCCTCTGCCCTGATTCCCAAAGGCTACGAGATGGTGGTGGTCGCCCTGGAAGATGGTCGGGTGCTGAATGGCAATGTCCTCCGCAAGACCGATCAGCAGATTACCCTGCAGACACAGACAGAGCAGATGGTTCTGGATCGACGTCAGATCGAAGAGATGAGTCAGTCAAAACTGTCTCTGATGCCCGAAGGCCAGCTGGACAAGCTGACCGAACAGCAGATCGCCGATCTGATCGCCTATCTCTCGGGCCATTCTCAAGTGAAATTACCTGAGTCACTCGAGTCAAAATAA
- a CDS encoding tetratricopeptide repeat protein → MRYILILSAACLFVGYSSPAEAQHHHGAHGHHHSYHGHGHSYPRYYGSNWASPGWSVSGNNGSVYFNFAFPGNTYYGNPWGPYFYNRFGYYSTNAFVAGNPVLSPYGYSLNGFSPILPGQGFSPPTVYPYSNVPGTLPLTNPGTVSNQPLNNAVQQDLERWNDPDWRPEPSRKIQKYIVPSTRHARELSLRNQVKGDEYFQKLDYRRAYERYKFAASLAKDVATPHFKKGFALVALKQYDRAAYEFKQGLVLDPNWPVTGESLSELFGPDNAIARDSMVHQVAEWVKEDIRDPERLFVFGVMLHFNGQTEQAHDVIETAARLAGRGDHFLAFLDPKVQQAGQQKIQQKNQIVGGHVVNPANTRPPAFEKKSQPQPAAQPLGPKRAAPISGPLPPPPAVKQPAASQPKHGKPVPKPLPQINNLGLPPLPQAADTPGAPLIPAPEPAKSQQTPLLIPPK, encoded by the coding sequence ATGCGATACATTCTCATATTGAGCGCGGCTTGTCTGTTTGTGGGATATTCCAGTCCTGCTGAAGCACAGCATCACCATGGCGCACATGGCCATCATCATTCCTATCATGGACACGGTCACTCATATCCGCGTTATTATGGAAGCAACTGGGCCAGCCCCGGCTGGTCGGTCAGTGGCAATAACGGCAGCGTCTATTTCAATTTCGCGTTCCCGGGCAACACCTACTATGGTAATCCGTGGGGGCCGTACTTTTATAATCGCTTCGGTTATTACAGCACCAATGCATTTGTCGCCGGCAATCCGGTGCTGTCTCCCTACGGTTACTCTTTAAACGGCTTTTCTCCGATTCTGCCCGGCCAGGGATTTTCTCCTCCCACGGTCTATCCTTACAGTAACGTTCCTGGCACACTCCCGCTGACCAATCCGGGAACCGTCAGTAATCAACCGCTTAATAATGCAGTCCAGCAGGATCTGGAGCGGTGGAATGATCCGGACTGGCGGCCGGAACCCTCCCGTAAGATTCAGAAATATATCGTGCCTTCCACACGACACGCCCGCGAACTGAGTCTGCGGAACCAGGTCAAAGGGGACGAATATTTCCAGAAACTGGATTACCGCAGGGCCTACGAACGCTACAAGTTCGCTGCTTCACTGGCGAAAGATGTGGCAACACCCCATTTCAAAAAGGGGTTTGCGCTGGTCGCTCTGAAGCAGTACGACCGGGCGGCGTATGAATTCAAGCAGGGGTTGGTCCTGGATCCCAACTGGCCGGTCACCGGGGAAAGTCTGAGTGAACTGTTTGGCCCTGATAATGCGATCGCCCGGGATTCCATGGTGCATCAGGTGGCAGAGTGGGTGAAGGAAGACATTCGCGATCCGGAACGCCTGTTCGTATTTGGTGTCATGCTGCATTTTAATGGTCAGACCGAACAGGCACATGATGTCATTGAGACCGCAGCCCGTCTGGCAGGACGCGGCGATCACTTCCTCGCGTTTCTGGATCCTAAAGTCCAGCAGGCCGGACAACAGAAAATCCAGCAGAAAAATCAAATTGTGGGCGGCCATGTTGTCAATCCGGCCAATACCCGTCCCCCGGCGTTTGAGAAAAAATCCCAGCCTCAACCCGCAGCACAGCCTCTGGGGCCGAAGCGTGCGGCTCCGATTTCCGGGCCCCTGCCGCCTCCCCCGGCTGTAAAACAGCCTGCTGCCAGTCAGCCCAAACACGGAAAACCTGTGCCCAAACCACTTCCCCAGATCAACAATCTGGGGTTGCCTCCCCTCCCCCAGGCGGCAGATACACCGGGTGCGCCGTTGATTCCTGCCCCGGAGCCTGCTAAAAGTCAACAAACACCGTTGCTGATTCCCCCCAAATGA
- a CDS encoding S41 family peptidase, translated as MHSVPVCRRRTFRLVCSVLVMSLVSALTIPVGATDLAKQYPATLDFSKQNRSYNWQTSPQDVWRLESFEYQLGDQFQIKLGPSQVVLGKNGSNVLWAAVYPDQPGDILKASGGQGDHITSVWLRFHPARVGELFPADTVGKQGDADLIKQARRLVNHKLRSSWHAGARPMVPSRESVVIDCETAERERRFYVIDTTKRTARYVDAFRQQTLSVPLTLEQGQAVRIFDQVWNAFDREYALFAVKPQVDWQQLKQEYRPRAAKAKTNQDLAETLNAMLSELKDLHIYVRVSGSFLNGYQRKRLFNASPATAVNLVGPLNQIKGLRWGRTQDQIGYIAVDTLSISSLPDRFEATLKQMQGTRGLILDLRANGGGAEPLARKMAGYFVEEPTLYAMHQYRSGPKHTDLGTPQERIFAPDPNWYYQGPVIVLQGERTMSSAEAFVLMLAACPHVTTMGDRTAGSSGNPRQLDAGAEIIVNLPRWIPQDANGKSFDTVGIPPDVPVKAAPEEFTKTADPVLSAALKRLRKQTSDLESSEAVLVPRSGNNTQQ; from the coding sequence ATGCATTCTGTACCTGTCTGCCGGCGGAGGACGTTTCGTCTGGTCTGTTCCGTTTTGGTAATGAGCCTGGTATCTGCGCTGACCATTCCGGTCGGTGCCACCGACCTGGCAAAACAGTATCCAGCCACGCTCGACTTCTCAAAGCAGAATCGAAGCTACAACTGGCAGACCAGTCCGCAGGACGTCTGGCGGCTGGAGTCATTCGAGTACCAGTTGGGGGATCAGTTTCAGATCAAGCTGGGACCGTCCCAGGTCGTCTTGGGAAAAAATGGCTCGAACGTCCTCTGGGCGGCCGTCTATCCGGATCAACCAGGAGACATCCTCAAAGCCAGTGGCGGTCAGGGTGACCACATCACCAGCGTCTGGCTGCGCTTTCATCCCGCCCGCGTGGGAGAGCTGTTCCCTGCCGACACGGTCGGGAAACAGGGAGACGCAGATCTGATCAAACAGGCCCGCCGACTCGTCAATCACAAACTTCGTTCCAGCTGGCACGCGGGGGCCAGACCGATGGTGCCCTCCCGGGAATCGGTGGTGATCGACTGTGAGACCGCAGAAAGAGAACGGCGGTTTTATGTCATCGATACGACAAAACGGACCGCCCGGTACGTGGATGCCTTTCGCCAGCAGACGCTGTCCGTGCCCCTGACCCTGGAACAGGGACAGGCGGTGCGGATCTTCGATCAGGTCTGGAATGCCTTTGATCGTGAATATGCCCTGTTTGCAGTCAAACCACAGGTCGACTGGCAGCAATTGAAACAGGAGTACCGGCCCCGGGCAGCGAAAGCGAAAACCAATCAGGATCTGGCGGAAACGTTGAATGCGATGCTGTCGGAATTGAAAGATCTGCACATTTATGTCCGCGTGTCCGGCTCGTTTCTGAATGGTTATCAGCGGAAGCGACTGTTTAACGCCAGTCCCGCGACTGCGGTTAACCTGGTTGGGCCGCTGAATCAGATCAAAGGTTTGCGCTGGGGACGGACTCAGGATCAGATCGGGTACATCGCCGTTGATACGCTCTCCATTTCCAGTCTTCCGGACCGGTTTGAGGCGACTTTGAAGCAGATGCAGGGCACCCGAGGTCTGATTCTGGATCTGCGCGCCAACGGAGGCGGTGCAGAACCATTGGCCAGGAAAATGGCAGGTTACTTTGTCGAAGAGCCAACGCTATACGCCATGCATCAGTATCGTAGCGGCCCGAAGCATACCGATCTGGGAACCCCGCAGGAACGAATTTTCGCGCCCGATCCGAACTGGTATTACCAGGGGCCGGTGATCGTGTTGCAGGGAGAACGGACCATGAGTTCCGCTGAAGCGTTTGTGTTGATGCTGGCGGCCTGTCCTCACGTCACCACCATGGGAGACCGGACCGCAGGCTCCAGCGGCAATCCCCGTCAGCTGGATGCGGGAGCGGAAATCATCGTCAACCTGCCCCGCTGGATTCCCCAGGATGCGAACGGGAAATCCTTCGATACCGTCGGCATTCCACCTGACGTACCCGTGAAGGCAGCCCCCGAGGAGTTTACAAAAACCGCCGATCCAGTTCTCTCTGCGGCCCTGAAACGCTTACGAAAGCAGACATCCGATCTTGAGAGCTCAGAGGCGGTTCTCGTTCCCCGCTCAGGAAACAACACGCAACAATAA
- a CDS encoding HEAT repeat domain-containing protein, which translates to MGDKFRCDCNPEIMCAFIYALNDADERVRAKAADEIGDQLRKNCCCCSPELTAALTCALGDCDKKVVREAVQALELCGYEVVEGCCEKPCCDNGCAPAGCAPSAAPAAPAPTSDPKAYFPSRLQNQKQTRRLSGNSLSNLFGLID; encoded by the coding sequence CTGGGCGACAAGTTCCGCTGCGATTGCAACCCGGAAATCATGTGTGCCTTCATCTACGCTCTGAACGACGCTGACGAACGCGTTCGTGCCAAAGCTGCTGATGAAATCGGCGACCAGCTCCGCAAGAACTGCTGCTGCTGCTCACCTGAGCTGACAGCTGCTCTGACCTGTGCTCTGGGCGACTGCGACAAGAAAGTTGTTCGCGAAGCTGTCCAGGCTCTGGAACTCTGCGGATACGAAGTTGTCGAAGGCTGCTGCGAAAAACCTTGCTGTGACAATGGATGTGCTCCTGCCGGATGTGCTCCTTCAGCAGCTCCCGCAGCTCCTGCACCGACTTCCGATCCTAAGGCTTACTTCCCAAGCCGTCTGCAGAATCAGAAGCAGACTCGCCGCCTGAGCGGTAACAGCCTGTCAAACCTGTTCGGTCTGATTGACTAG
- a CDS encoding polyprenol monophosphomannose synthase, translating to MNESATPRLLVTLCTYNEKENLEQLIPEIHKHLPYAAILVIDDNSPDGTGDYVKSLKQTDSRIHSIHRSGKLGLGTATIAGFQYAIENHYDLVLNLDADFSHPPRFMPDLVAATEQADVAIGSRYVPGGKIEGWGPKRYFMSGAINWYARLLLRLKSRDCSGSFRCYRVPKLAEIDFKLLRAKGYAFQEEILYRCRRVGCTFQEVPFTFEERRYGSSKINMKEAFSALWVMFVLGIDNLLGKRVRVLSSDSVE from the coding sequence ATGAATGAATCCGCCACTCCGCGTCTCTTAGTGACATTATGTACTTATAATGAGAAAGAAAATCTGGAACAGCTGATTCCGGAAATTCATAAACACCTGCCGTATGCGGCTATCCTGGTGATTGATGATAATTCGCCCGACGGGACCGGGGACTATGTGAAATCGCTCAAGCAGACCGATTCCCGGATTCACTCCATTCACCGCAGTGGTAAGCTGGGACTGGGAACTGCCACGATTGCCGGCTTTCAGTACGCGATCGAAAACCATTATGATCTGGTGCTGAACCTCGATGCGGACTTCAGCCACCCGCCCCGTTTCATGCCGGATCTGGTCGCTGCAACGGAGCAGGCGGATGTCGCCATTGGCTCCCGTTATGTGCCCGGCGGTAAAATCGAAGGCTGGGGGCCTAAACGCTATTTCATGAGCGGGGCGATCAACTGGTATGCCCGGCTGCTGCTGAGATTGAAATCGCGGGACTGCAGCGGCAGTTTCCGCTGTTACCGCGTTCCCAAGCTGGCCGAGATCGATTTCAAGCTGCTGCGGGCGAAGGGGTATGCCTTCCAGGAAGAGATCCTCTATCGCTGTCGCCGGGTCGGCTGCACGTTTCAGGAAGTCCCTTTCACGTTCGAAGAACGCCGCTATGGCAGTTCCAAGATCAACATGAAAGAGGCCTTTTCGGCGCTGTGGGTCATGTTTGTACTGGGGATCGACAATCTGCTGGGAAAACGGGTCCGGGTGCTCTCCTCGGATTCAGTAGAATAG